The Myxococcales bacterium genome has a segment encoding these proteins:
- a CDS encoding tetratricopeptide repeat protein — protein MTEDPIAAPCDGPFVGRRREWERLAALLTDAALVTVLGGPGMGKSRFLREFLGHWQGLMAGRRVVCLDAALSPTSAALRRAVREALASFPAALPSCEQPPNNVLLLDHFDDFATEAHELLRPCLNQNVCVLVASRVRLHLKAEAIIDMPPLDTQGSASELSEAAQLLRARATLVNADALDPRHAEDLQALACLLDGVPLALVIAAEGTRVLTPAELRERLSHPHDLRSVARDVDPRHESLFSAVGPALAGLDEDERTALCLLSVFEGPFSLAHAEAVLTPLQAALPRIKDVAELLTKALDTSLLHLVSTPRERLFSMLYPVRSYAKLHADPTLVPAVRESLARLALSWCADWDHQHDAEALESIPRVEPHLDVVLAWALEKGQCQAACAFAQALARLFVLRRSIDAADEIVARVLEAFAGQAPEEPALVRLAILRARHLMVFDRLDEGQNAYLDALASSPAAAELPEAAMVEALIARRRGDLVAARQAYERARRCGPAHASFALSGTVKAEIASFFMEVGLHEDARRLFEDAIGSMQRQGDVIGEGQARTNLALLDQAEGRFIEAGRSLKDALALHKASGHQRFEGIALGDLAGLAFEQGHLKAALPLYAEAIPRLERAGHQVLAALVRMAEEACAALSGSPAPPRARTDVLEGSPYEPAAWVYRALLPAAHDPAGFPRVLSEAVARLRSEPRLASQDELRLALRIAEGYLAPSVLVLQPGAEAYRVGDGVWHDLRRRPLLGRLLLTLVNFRLAVGAGSLDRLALVEAGWPGERIRPEAASNRLYVALTELRKRDLEDVICRDGEGYQLAPRVRVRLLPGVP, from the coding sequence ATGACGGAAGACCCCATCGCCGCTCCCTGTGACGGCCCCTTCGTCGGGCGCCGGCGCGAGTGGGAAAGACTCGCGGCGCTGCTGACGGACGCCGCGCTGGTGACGGTTCTCGGCGGCCCGGGCATGGGCAAAAGCCGGTTTTTGCGCGAATTCCTCGGCCACTGGCAAGGCCTCATGGCGGGCCGTCGTGTGGTCTGCCTCGATGCCGCCCTCAGCCCCACCTCTGCAGCACTCCGGCGCGCCGTTCGTGAAGCTCTGGCCAGCTTCCCGGCGGCCCTGCCCTCTTGTGAACAGCCACCGAACAATGTCCTGCTGCTGGATCACTTCGACGACTTCGCAACCGAGGCCCACGAGCTCCTGAGGCCCTGCCTCAACCAAAACGTGTGCGTGCTCGTCGCTTCACGCGTTCGGCTGCACCTCAAAGCCGAAGCGATCATCGACATGCCGCCCCTGGACACGCAGGGCAGCGCCTCCGAACTCAGTGAGGCCGCTCAGCTCTTGCGCGCGCGTGCCACCCTCGTCAACGCCGACGCTTTGGACCCGCGCCACGCCGAAGACCTCCAGGCCCTCGCCTGCCTGCTGGACGGAGTGCCCTTGGCGCTCGTCATCGCCGCCGAAGGCACACGCGTGCTAACCCCGGCCGAGCTTCGGGAACGATTGAGCCACCCGCACGACCTGCGCTCCGTGGCCCGGGACGTCGACCCGCGCCACGAAAGCCTCTTCTCGGCCGTGGGTCCCGCGCTCGCGGGCCTCGACGAGGACGAACGCACGGCTTTGTGCCTGTTGAGCGTCTTCGAAGGTCCGTTCTCGCTCGCGCACGCCGAAGCCGTGCTCACACCCCTCCAGGCTGCGTTGCCAAGGATCAAGGACGTGGCCGAGCTCTTGACGAAGGCGCTCGACACGTCGCTGCTTCACCTTGTATCAACGCCTCGCGAGCGTCTGTTTTCCATGCTCTATCCCGTGCGCTCCTACGCGAAGCTGCACGCGGATCCGACCCTCGTGCCTGCCGTGAGGGAGTCGCTTGCTCGTTTGGCGCTCTCGTGGTGCGCAGACTGGGACCACCAACACGACGCAGAGGCCCTGGAGTCGATCCCCCGGGTCGAACCGCACCTCGACGTGGTGCTCGCCTGGGCACTCGAGAAAGGACAGTGCCAGGCGGCGTGCGCGTTCGCGCAGGCCTTGGCGCGCCTCTTCGTGCTCCGCAGGTCCATCGATGCCGCTGACGAGATCGTGGCGCGCGTGCTCGAAGCATTTGCCGGCCAAGCCCCAGAAGAGCCCGCGCTCGTACGCTTGGCGATCCTGCGCGCGCGCCACCTCATGGTCTTCGATCGACTCGACGAAGGGCAAAACGCGTATCTAGACGCCCTGGCATCGAGCCCTGCGGCCGCCGAGCTCCCCGAAGCGGCGATGGTCGAAGCGCTCATCGCCCGCCGCCGCGGCGATCTCGTGGCCGCACGGCAGGCGTACGAGCGCGCACGGCGGTGCGGACCCGCGCACGCGTCTTTTGCCCTTTCGGGAACGGTCAAGGCGGAGATCGCATCGTTCTTCATGGAAGTGGGTTTGCACGAAGACGCGCGACGGCTGTTCGAGGACGCCATCGGATCGATGCAGAGACAGGGGGACGTCATCGGCGAGGGGCAAGCCCGAACCAATCTGGCCCTTCTCGATCAAGCCGAGGGCCGCTTCATCGAGGCGGGGCGAAGCCTGAAAGACGCCCTCGCCCTGCACAAAGCCTCGGGTCACCAGCGCTTCGAGGGCATCGCGCTTGGCGACCTGGCAGGGCTTGCCTTCGAGCAAGGCCACCTGAAGGCCGCGCTGCCCCTTTATGCCGAGGCCATTCCCCGCTTGGAGCGTGCCGGTCACCAGGTCCTGGCTGCGCTCGTGCGCATGGCCGAAGAGGCCTGCGCGGCCCTGTCCGGCTCTCCTGCGCCCCCACGGGCGCGCACGGATGTGCTGGAAGGAAGTCCCTACGAACCCGCCGCGTGGGTGTACCGCGCCCTGCTCCCGGCAGCGCATGACCCCGCCGGCTTCCCCCGCGTTCTCAGCGAGGCCGTCGCACGCCTGCGCAGCGAGCCCCGCCTTGCGAGTCAGGACGAGCTTCGCTTGGCCTTGCGGATCGCAGAGGGCTACCTCGCGCCTTCCGTTCTCGTGCTGCAGCCGGGCGCCGAAGCGTACCGCGTGGGCGATGGCGTATGGCACGACCTCAGGCGACGCCCCTTGCTCGGCCGCTTGCTCCTGACCCTCGTGAACTTTCGGCTTGCCGTGGGGGCGGGGAGTCTCGATCGCCTGGCGCTCGTCGAGGCCGGCTGGCCGGGTGAGAGGATTCGGCCCGAGGCCGCTTCGAACCGGCTGTACGTGGCGCTGACCGAACTGCGCAAGCGCGACCTGGAAGACGTCATTTGCCGCGACGGCGAGGGATACCAGCTGGCGCCTCGCGTACGGGTGCGCCTCTTGCCCGGCGTGCCCTGA
- a CDS encoding response regulator, giving the protein MPAASASVLLAEDDPASAKLLEIILLNAGMEVVRVEDGEAALATLARRSFDVLVTDWMMPKMDGIELCRRVRAEVPEHPALIMLTALASPEARSHALGSGADDFLGKPAAPKAVVEAVRGAIARRLQPTPTSTHAPAPTVVRHVPFVSLGIAGSTGGPAVLGLLLPRLSLGDNVCAFVVQHGPAWMLEDLVKRLSDQCSVPVSLGRTGLVPSGNQIIVAPGDHHMVLDRTPLGIRLLSTAPENYVRPAADPLFRSLAACSGRFTLAVVLTGLGRDGGLGTVAIRDAGGSVLIQARSTCVAPHMPQTVVDLSLPHEEIPVDGLAPRISARVESLSRQLGKTPKHASAV; this is encoded by the coding sequence GTGCCTGCTGCATCCGCCTCCGTCCTGCTTGCGGAAGACGATCCGGCTTCCGCCAAGTTGCTCGAAATCATCCTGCTCAATGCCGGGATGGAGGTCGTCCGGGTTGAAGACGGAGAGGCGGCCCTGGCCACTCTGGCCCGCCGGTCCTTCGACGTGCTCGTGACCGACTGGATGATGCCGAAGATGGACGGCATCGAGCTTTGCCGGAGAGTCCGTGCAGAGGTTCCGGAACACCCGGCCCTCATCATGCTCACGGCGCTGGCCAGTCCCGAAGCCCGCTCCCACGCGCTGGGTTCGGGGGCAGACGACTTTCTGGGCAAACCCGCCGCACCCAAAGCCGTGGTAGAGGCCGTTCGTGGCGCCATCGCGCGGCGGCTCCAACCAACTCCCACATCAACGCACGCGCCGGCGCCAACGGTCGTTCGGCACGTGCCGTTCGTTTCGCTCGGAATCGCAGGCAGCACGGGAGGTCCCGCGGTTCTGGGCTTGCTTCTTCCTCGATTGTCCCTGGGCGATAACGTGTGTGCCTTCGTGGTCCAACACGGGCCCGCCTGGATGCTGGAAGACCTCGTCAAGCGGCTCAGTGACCAATGCTCTGTCCCCGTGTCGTTGGGGCGCACGGGCCTCGTACCTTCCGGAAACCAGATCATCGTGGCCCCCGGCGACCACCACATGGTGTTGGACCGCACCCCCCTGGGTATCCGCCTCCTGAGCACAGCCCCGGAGAACTACGTGCGGCCGGCGGCAGATCCTCTCTTCAGAAGTCTCGCGGCCTGTAGTGGTCGCTTCACCTTGGCCGTGGTTCTTACGGGCCTGGGACGCGACGGGGGGCTCGGCACAGTGGCCATTCGCGATGCCGGCGGCTCAGTCTTGATCCAGGCGCGGTCGACCTGCGTCGCCCCCCACATGCCCCAAACCGTGGTCGATCTGTCGCTCCCACACGAGGAGATTCCCGTTGACGGCCTCGCGCCCCGCATCTCGGCGCGCGTCGAGAGCTTGTCGCGGCAGCTTGGCAAGACGCCAAAGCATGCCAGCGCCGTTTAG
- a CDS encoding Hpt domain-containing protein, which yields MTRTLDGDEDGAREVLTCFLGSVPTYWAAIEGASDVQSLRRALHTLKGSLLALGAFELASYVASCEEEVQKAQVLRQETRADLRARLDHAVCEAASSVQTASG from the coding sequence TTGACGAGAACCCTGGACGGCGACGAAGACGGCGCCCGTGAAGTCCTCACGTGCTTTCTTGGAAGTGTGCCCACCTACTGGGCCGCCATAGAAGGTGCTTCCGACGTGCAATCGCTTCGTCGCGCGCTGCACACCCTCAAGGGTAGCCTGCTCGCGCTGGGGGCGTTCGAATTAGCGTCCTACGTTGCCTCTTGCGAAGAGGAGGTCCAAAAAGCGCAGGTCCTCCGACAGGAAACACGTGCGGACCTGCGCGCGCGACTGGACCACGCGGTCTGCGAGGCCGCGTCGTCCGTGCAGACGGCCTCCGGCTAG
- a CDS encoding chemotaxis protein CheX: MSPPLSVSSLDERKLVSLVSEVTSSICGVAFSLASHVDPAPWLIATLPISGGRPITVGLVSDEAGCRALASGMLQCPPATLDRALIEDTIREILNMVAGQVKTAMSLDQALGLPRIISADKLDDRLRVPDKRVGMASGALALTLMIASGTY, from the coding sequence ATGAGCCCACCGCTCAGCGTCTCGTCTCTCGACGAGAGAAAACTCGTGTCGCTGGTCTCAGAGGTCACAAGCTCGATTTGTGGCGTGGCCTTCTCCCTGGCAAGTCACGTCGACCCAGCGCCGTGGCTGATCGCCACGCTGCCGATCTCGGGCGGACGGCCCATCACGGTGGGGCTCGTCAGCGACGAGGCGGGCTGTCGCGCCCTGGCCTCCGGGATGCTGCAGTGCCCACCGGCCACTCTCGACAGGGCCCTCATCGAAGATACCATTCGAGAGATCCTGAACATGGTCGCTGGCCAGGTGAAGACCGCTATGAGTCTCGACCAGGCCCTAGGATTACCGCGCATCATCTCGGCAGACAAGCTCGACGACCGATTGCGTGTGCCCGACAAGCGCGTGGGGATGGCTTCCGGTGCGCTTGCTTTGACTCTCATGATCGCCAGTGGAACGTACTGA